The Pseudofrankia inefficax genome window below encodes:
- a CDS encoding GntR family transcriptional regulator — protein MRSLRPNASWIASLTTNTQDVGSLREAILRDVKRVILDGAAAPGSTVPVDEIAAHYQVSRIPVREALMSLVGEGLVTHRARGGYTVATLTPAEMREFYLVREALEAAALAAAVRRATASDDARALAAHEAMANAVTAGDSRGHHRESRRFHLALVNASGMARLGHMYESAWNVTEPARPMDYASRDAVEALVTDHERMLRAFIARDGEELLAASRVHHSRLQTFIAALPAEPGRFPA, from the coding sequence TGCGCGAGGCGATTCTGCGGGACGTGAAGCGGGTCATCCTCGATGGCGCGGCCGCGCCCGGCTCGACGGTTCCGGTCGACGAGATCGCCGCGCATTACCAGGTCAGCCGGATACCGGTCCGCGAGGCGCTGATGAGCCTCGTCGGAGAGGGCCTGGTCACGCATCGGGCCCGCGGCGGCTACACGGTCGCGACGCTGACACCCGCCGAGATGCGGGAGTTCTATCTGGTCCGGGAGGCGCTGGAGGCCGCCGCGCTTGCCGCGGCCGTCCGGCGCGCGACGGCGTCGGACGATGCCCGCGCGCTGGCCGCGCACGAGGCGATGGCGAATGCCGTGACGGCGGGCGACTCGCGCGGCCATCACCGGGAGAGCCGGCGATTCCACCTGGCGCTGGTGAACGCCTCGGGGATGGCCAGGCTGGGGCATATGTACGAGTCGGCCTGGAACGTGACCGAACCCGCCCGACCGATGGACTACGCCTCCCGGGACGCCGTCGAGGCGCTGGTCACCGATCACGAGCGGATGCTGCGCGCGTTCATTGCCCGGGACGGCGAGGAACTCCTCGCCGCGTCACGGGTGCACCATTCCCGGCTACAGACGTTCATCGCCGCGCTGCCGGCGGAGCCCGGCCGATTTCCCGCCTGA